The following is a genomic window from Armatimonadota bacterium.
AGGCGGCGTTCTGCGGCAGATCCTCGGGATCCTTGATGAGCGCGACCAATTGCTCCAACGCGGCCTCGTTGGCCACGCGGGCGAGGGCTGCGGCCGCGTGGGCGCGGCGCTCCTCAGGCTGGGCGGGCAGCGAATCCTCCAGAACGCCTCGCTGCAGCAAGGCTGCGGCAGCATGGGCCTGGACCTCGGGGTCCTTGCTGTCCAGGTCCCGGATGAGCTTCTGGGTTGCCGCGTAACGAACCCACAGCACGGCGATGAGTCCGGCGAGCACGACGCCGGCCACGATGTACCACGTGCGACTGCGCTTCTCTTCCATCGCACTCCTCTAGCCGGGATTATCCGTCATGCGCTGGCGTGCGATCCAGCGCGGCCGTGCGCGCAGCGCACATCAGCGACGCACGCCGGCACGATCACGGTAGGGTTGTTCGACACCTGCCCCCGACCCCCCTGCTGTGGCGCCGGTCGCGTCTCTACGCCGCGCAACGCCCGGCGTTCAGAACAGCCGCCGCTGGGCGTCGGCGTCCTCTCCCTGCGCTTCGCCGAGATGCTCGTATGCGACAGCCGTCGCCTGCCTGCCGCGAGGGGTGCGGTTGACGAAGCCGATCTTGAGCAGGAACGGCTCGACCATCTCCTCCAGCGTGTCGGTCTGCTCGTTGAGGGTGGCGGCGATGGCCTCCACCCCCACCGGGCCCCCGCCGTATTGCCGCACAATGATGTGCAGGAACTTGCGGTCGAGGTCGTCGAGGCCGCGCTCGTCCACCCCGAGCTTGGACAATGCTTCGTCGGCGACTTGCTTGTCAATCACGCCGTCGCGCCGCACCTGCGCATAATCGCGCACCCGCCGCAGCAGGCGATTGGCGATGCGCGGCGTGCCGCGCGCGCGCTTGGCGATCTCGTGCGCGCCGTTCTCCTCGACCGGGATGGCGAGGATCTGGGCGGAGCGCTCGACGATGCGCACCAGCGCGTCCTCGGGATAGAAGTCGAGGTGATGGAAGATGCTGAACCGCTCGCGCAGCGGCGCGGAGATGAGGCCGGTGCGCGTGGTGGCTCCGATGATACAGCACGGGCTGATGGGGATCTTTATGCTGCGGGCGTACGGCCCCTTGTCCTGCACGAAGTCAACGACGTAGTCCTCCATCGCGCCATAGAGGTATTCCTCGACGACGCGCGGCAGGCGGTGGATCTCGTCAATGAAAAGCACGCCGCGCGGCTCGAGGTTGGTGAGAATGCCGATCAGGTCGCCGGGACGTTCCAGGGCGGGCCCGGAGGTGCCGACGATGTCGGCGCCCATTTCCGCGGCGATGATCTGCGCGAGCGTAGTCTTGCCGAGGCCGGGCGGGCCGTAGAAG
Proteins encoded in this region:
- the ruvB gene encoding Holliday junction branch migration DNA helicase RuvB, which codes for MTAADGCAEVKKDKPTRERILSGEELPDEESYSVRLRPTTLAEFIDQEHVKENLAIAIEAAKGRGEPLDHVLFYGPPGLGKTTLAQIIAAEMGADIVGTSGPALERPGDLIGILTNLEPRGVLFIDEIHRLPRVVEEYLYGAMEDYVVDFVQDKGPYARSIKIPISPCCIIGATTRTGLISAPLRERFSIFHHLDFYPEDALVRIVERSAQILAIPVEENGAHEIAKRARGTPRIANRLLRRVRDYAQVRRDGVIDKQVADEALSKLGVDERGLDDLDRKFLHIIVRQYGGGPVGVEAIAATLNEQTDTLEEMVEPFLLKIGFVNRTPRGRQATAVAYEHLGEAQGEDADAQRRLF